The following proteins are encoded in a genomic region of Pseudoxanthomonas suwonensis 11-1:
- a CDS encoding DUF1801 domain-containing protein, whose product MQPKSTRKPPEPSDDHAPIAAWIKSTMPDLQPILAHLDGQIRKALPEASYALKWKKAYYGLPDKGWVIELVAYDVSVNVVFFAGAKFDPPPPLGEGSRYVKVRSLEEAKATTVASWIGQAGEHPGWK is encoded by the coding sequence ATGCAACCCAAGAGCACCCGCAAGCCGCCCGAGCCGAGCGACGACCATGCCCCGATCGCGGCGTGGATCAAGAGCACCATGCCAGACCTGCAGCCGATCCTGGCCCACCTCGACGGCCAGATCCGCAAAGCCCTGCCCGAGGCCAGCTACGCACTGAAATGGAAGAAGGCTTACTACGGCCTGCCCGACAAGGGATGGGTGATCGAGCTGGTGGCCTACGACGTCTCGGTCAACGTGGTGTTCTTCGCCGGGGCGAAGTTCGACCCGCCTCCGCCGCTGGGCGAAGGCTCGCGCTACGTCAAAGTCAGGTCGCTTGAAGAGGCCAAAGCCACGACGGTTGCGAGCTGGATCGGGCAGGCCGGCGAGCATCCAGGCTGGAAATAG
- a CDS encoding restriction endonuclease — translation MATGEEAIKRFRMGEVYRYPRPALPDLPTVDGIPNFHHIVSVPGLASLQLEKGINSPSATRAVDGERLAAVLLQSSVHKRGSIENPWHDTLAPDEGFARYFGDNKTPDVDPGLANGNRTLLRQFELHTSPDRAKRERAAPMLLFRSTQKGLKEFAGLGLIVGAKRVTQFSEKNGGFFTNYLFDLAILSLTEEDESLAMLWIRDRRDPTLAAPIANAMAPKSWQAWVKFGSPEIERVRRRVTRYHILPKRDQVASATSDTGKTLRTIYQFYEHRRHRFEALASLACESMIRGTGASYRRGWLTRGTGDGGLDFVGRIDIGEGLSSTKLVVLGQAKCEKIDTPTNGVHIARTVARLRRGWVGAYVTTSFFSEHVQREIYDDQYPVLLLNGTNLANEVVKLKLASGLPSVEEYLEHVDADYEAQVSSRRPEEVLWE, via the coding sequence ATGGCAACAGGGGAAGAGGCGATCAAGCGGTTCCGCATGGGGGAGGTCTATCGATACCCGAGGCCTGCCCTGCCCGATCTTCCGACGGTGGATGGCATTCCCAACTTCCACCATATTGTGTCGGTTCCGGGCTTGGCGAGCCTCCAGCTCGAGAAAGGCATCAACTCCCCAAGCGCGACGCGCGCGGTCGACGGGGAGCGACTAGCGGCAGTCCTTCTGCAGAGCAGCGTGCATAAGCGCGGATCGATAGAGAACCCCTGGCACGACACCTTGGCCCCTGACGAGGGATTCGCGCGGTACTTCGGCGACAACAAGACACCCGACGTCGATCCTGGATTGGCCAATGGCAATCGGACCTTGCTACGTCAGTTCGAGCTCCATACCTCTCCAGATCGCGCGAAACGCGAACGCGCGGCCCCCATGCTCTTGTTTCGCTCTACACAGAAGGGACTTAAGGAATTCGCCGGTCTTGGACTGATCGTTGGCGCCAAGCGGGTCACCCAGTTCTCGGAGAAGAACGGCGGCTTCTTCACCAACTACCTTTTTGACCTGGCGATTCTCTCGTTGACGGAAGAAGACGAGAGCTTGGCCATGCTTTGGATCCGCGATCGTCGCGACCCAACCCTCGCGGCTCCTATCGCCAATGCGATGGCCCCCAAGTCATGGCAGGCGTGGGTCAAGTTCGGAAGTCCCGAGATCGAGCGGGTTCGGCGTCGAGTCACGCGATACCACATCCTCCCAAAGCGCGACCAAGTCGCTTCGGCAACCTCCGACACCGGCAAGACGCTAAGAACCATCTACCAGTTCTACGAACACCGTCGCCATCGCTTCGAAGCCCTGGCGAGCTTGGCCTGTGAATCGATGATTCGTGGAACCGGCGCCAGTTACCGGCGCGGCTGGCTCACCCGTGGCACGGGCGACGGCGGGCTGGACTTCGTCGGACGCATCGATATCGGTGAGGGCCTTTCGAGCACCAAGCTAGTCGTCCTTGGGCAGGCCAAGTGCGAGAAGATCGACACGCCAACGAACGGTGTGCACATCGCCAGGACCGTCGCACGACTGCGACGCGGATGGGTTGGGGCTTACGTGACTACATCCTTCTTCTCAGAACACGTTCAGCGCGAGATCTACGACGACCAGTACCCAGTGCTGCTACTCAATGGCACCAACCTAGCCAACGAAGTCGTCAAGCTGAAGCTCGCCTCGGGTCTGCCCAGTGTCGAGGAGTATCTCGAGCATGTCGATGCAGACTACGAGGCGCAGGTAAGCAGTCGCCGACCTGAAGAGGTGCTCTGGGAGTGA
- a CDS encoding DNA cytosine methyltransferase: protein MSRPLGIDLFAGAGGLSLGFEQAGFDVVAAVEIDPVHAAVHAYNFPHCAVLPRSVTDLTAQHIRDAAGIGTRKVDVVFGGAPCQGFSLIGQRALDDPRNALVKDFVRLVRELDADYFVFENVKGLTMGKHRKFLDELIQEFESAGYEVVRDWKVLNAYEYGVPQDRQRLFLLGCKQGLRVPVYPGAITSRPGAVGADLPSAPTCQDALGDLPDAERYVRLISSDEVEVKNFGKPSAFAKLMRCEDSEGWAYGYRRKWNPHLLTSSMRSEHTEISRRRFALTSPGEIEPISRFFKLPPGGLSNTLRAGTDSARGAFTSPRPIHYKWNRCVTVREMARLHGFPDWFRFNETKWHGARQIGNAVPPPLGRAVAAQVMNAMGITPKRPAKQIELGNVDLLKMSLAQAASFWGIANPIGQRDRKSGAKKRKQEPRDPAQGRIELGTAS from the coding sequence ATGAGCAGACCTCTTGGAATCGATCTTTTTGCTGGCGCTGGCGGGCTCAGTTTGGGCTTTGAGCAGGCGGGCTTCGACGTTGTGGCCGCTGTCGAGATCGACCCGGTGCACGCTGCGGTTCACGCCTACAATTTCCCCCATTGTGCCGTCTTGCCCCGGTCGGTAACCGACCTCACCGCGCAGCACATTCGGGACGCTGCTGGCATCGGCACGCGGAAGGTGGATGTGGTGTTCGGTGGAGCGCCCTGCCAGGGGTTCTCATTGATTGGACAGCGCGCTCTCGACGATCCCCGTAATGCCCTGGTCAAAGACTTCGTCCGTCTCGTCCGTGAGTTGGACGCCGACTACTTCGTCTTTGAGAATGTCAAGGGGCTAACGATGGGGAAGCACCGCAAATTTTTGGATGAACTGATTCAGGAATTTGAGTCCGCCGGCTACGAGGTAGTCAGAGACTGGAAGGTGCTGAACGCTTATGAGTATGGGGTGCCCCAGGACCGGCAGCGACTGTTCCTTTTGGGTTGTAAGCAGGGGCTACGCGTACCTGTATATCCCGGCGCGATTACCTCCAGGCCCGGTGCGGTAGGGGCTGACCTCCCGAGCGCACCAACTTGCCAGGACGCGCTCGGAGACCTGCCCGATGCGGAGCGGTATGTGCGACTGATATCGAGCGACGAAGTCGAAGTGAAGAACTTTGGAAAGCCCAGCGCTTTCGCCAAGCTGATGAGGTGCGAAGACTCGGAAGGCTGGGCCTACGGCTACCGTCGCAAGTGGAATCCACACCTGCTTACCTCGAGCATGAGGTCGGAGCACACTGAGATCTCTCGTCGGCGCTTCGCTTTGACGTCTCCTGGTGAAATTGAACCTATCTCTCGGTTCTTTAAGCTACCCCCAGGTGGATTGAGCAATACGCTGCGTGCCGGTACCGATTCCGCGCGCGGCGCGTTCACCAGTCCCCGTCCCATTCACTACAAGTGGAATCGTTGCGTGACTGTGCGGGAGATGGCGCGATTGCATGGCTTCCCCGATTGGTTCCGGTTCAATGAGACGAAGTGGCACGGCGCACGACAGATCGGCAATGCCGTACCGCCTCCATTGGGACGTGCGGTAGCTGCCCAGGTCATGAATGCCATGGGGATCACACCGAAACGCCCTGCGAAGCAGATCGAACTTGGGAATGTGGACTTGCTCAAGATGAGCCTCGCCCAGGCGGCTTCTTTCTGGGGGATCGCGAATCCCATCGGGCAGCGCGACCGGAAAAGCGGGGCTAAGAAGCGTAAGCAGGAGCCTAGGGACCCGGCGCAGGGACGTATTGAGCTTGGTACTGCAAGCTAA
- a CDS encoding very short patch repair endonuclease — protein MDRLSPERRSWLMSRIRGEHTKPEVAVRAPLHRMGYRFRLHRRDLPGTPDIVLPRYSAAIFVNGCFWHGHYCKRTKMPKSRTDYWADKIAVNRRRDRRQRRQLSSLGWKTIVVWECELKRPEELANRLQKLLSEP, from the coding sequence ATGGACCGGCTGAGTCCCGAGCGCCGAAGCTGGTTGATGTCTCGAATCCGTGGGGAGCACACGAAGCCGGAGGTGGCGGTTCGAGCCCCGCTCCATCGGATGGGGTACCGGTTTCGCCTCCATCGCCGGGATCTTCCAGGAACGCCCGACATAGTCTTGCCGCGGTACTCCGCGGCCATCTTCGTGAACGGTTGTTTTTGGCACGGTCATTACTGCAAGCGCACAAAGATGCCGAAGTCACGTACGGATTACTGGGCGGATAAGATCGCAGTCAATCGGCGGCGGGATCGCCGACAGCGCCGGCAGCTTTCGAGCTTGGGGTGGAAGACTATCGTGGTGTGGGAGTGCGAGCTGAAGCGACCGGAGGAGTTGGCGAATAGGCTCCAGAAGCTCCTATCAGAACCCTAA